The genomic interval ACCAGCGCGGCCTCCTGGGTGTTTACCGCCTTGTCGGTGCCGTCAAGCAGTGACAGGGCTCTGCCAAAGTTCTCTCTGGAAAGCTCGATGCCGAATTTAAGCATGAGGGAAGCAAGCTTAACATTTGCCTCCGTGTCGGGCAGCTGCATCGATAAAAGGTGGGCTTTCAGGTCCGATACTGTGAGCTGTCTTGCGACGCTTGTTCTCTGGGCGGTTAGCGGGGCGGGTGCCTGTGTCTGGGCCTGCATCTCGGTCTGGGCAACCGGGGTCTTTGCGGCGGCCTCTTTTGCGGGAGCCGCGTCCCCGGAAGTGTTGGCTTTTACGCCCGAAGGCCAGATCACCGGTTTGCCCGGGTGGATACCTCCTCCAGCAGCAGCAAAATTGTCCGCCATATCCTTTTACCCCAAAAAATGATAACCCCAAATAGATATATTGTCAAACAAGGGGGTTCTAAGTATCTATCGTACTATGAGAGAAGAATCTTGCAGGGAAATACAACAGTGATGCGGAACTATTTGCCTTGTTTCGGCGCGGCTTTTGCCTTGGCATCGGTCTTTGCGGCCTCAGGCGCGGCGGCTCCGGCAGCGGCAGGGGCTCCGGGAGCTGCAGCGGCGCCGGCAGCGCCGGCTTCGGCCGCTGGGACCTCCCCTGCAACAGCAGCAGCTTCAACAGGAGCAGCAACTTCCTCTTCTTTGGCAGGAGCCGAAACAGTGACAACAACATCCTCTCCAAAAGAAGTGATAGAGACGCCTTTTGGAGGGACCACCTGAGAAACATGTATCGAAGCGCCGATCTTGAGAGTAGTAACATCCACCTCTATCTTGTCAGGAATGGCGGTAGGAAGACACTTGACCTCAAGCTGTCTTATTGCCTGAACAAGGATGCCGCCGTCAAGTTTGACACCTTCGGCCTCCCCTGTTAGGACAACAGGCACCTTGGTGCGTATTTCCTTCTCAAGGTCCACTTTTAAGAAGTCTATATGAGTGACTTTGTCAGTAATGGCATCGGACTCAATATCGTGTGCAAGCACCGGAAAGCTGGTCTTTCCGCTCTTCTGTTCAACATTGAGAGTGATAAGGGCGTTCTTTCCGGCGCTCCCCCTCATCACAGCCATAAAACCTTTGCTGTCAACCGACACGGAAACAGGCTCCATTCCCTTGCCGTAGACTACGGCGGGTATAAGGCCGGCCCTTCGCACGGCTGCTGCTTTTTGGTCCCTTGACTTGGCCTCTATCTGGATCTTTTTCATCATATATAGAAATTATATCTTAATTTTTCGGTAAAAACAACTGCGGTTGCCCGTGTGGCATGCAGGTCCGGTCTGGTCTACCTTGAGCAGTATAGCGTCAATATCGCAGTCGTAATATACCTCTTTAACGTCCTGGATATGCCCCGACTGCTCCCCTTTCATCCAGAACTTGTTCCTGCTCCTGCTCCAGTACCAGGCCTTTTTTTCTTTGACCGTGCGCTCAAGCGCTTCCCGGTTCATATAAGCCAGCATCAGCACCTCTCCGGTCTTGTGATCCTGCGCAATGGCCGGGACCAGCCCTTCGTTGTTAAACTTTATTTTGAGGCCCTTAAGCTCATCCTGAGTCATGTCCATCTTATTTCTCCTTATCAAAAGATATCCAGGCCGAGTCTTTTCCGTTGATCCTTTCGATCCTGTCAACAAGGTCCGGGGTAATATTGAACGCGAACCGGTCGCCTGCCGATACCACGCTGCCGTTCATGTGAAAAAAGGCCTTATCGGAACCCCCGTTTATGGAAAGAAGGTCCTTTATCCTTTTAAGGTTCTCAACTTTAACCCTCTCGTCCAGTCTTATGTGCAGGAACCTTGAGGCAGCGGGACTGTCCAGTAGCTCGGCCGACTCGCAGATGAGCTGGGGTTCGTCATCCTTAAAGTCCA from Candidatus Margulisiibacteriota bacterium carries:
- a CDS encoding 50S ribosomal protein L25, whose protein sequence is MMKKIQIEAKSRDQKAAAVRRAGLIPAVVYGKGMEPVSVSVDSKGFMAVMRGSAGKNALITLNVEQKSGKTSFPVLAHDIESDAITDKVTHIDFLKVDLEKEIRTKVPVVLTGEAEGVKLDGGILVQAIRQLEVKCLPTAIPDKIEVDVTTLKIGASIHVSQVVPPKGVSITSFGEDVVVTVSAPAKEEEVAAPVEAAAVAGEVPAAEAGAAGAAAAPGAPAAAGAAAPEAAKTDAKAKAAPKQGK
- the hisI gene encoding phosphoribosyl-AMP cyclohydrolase, yielding MDMTQDELKGLKIKFNNEGLVPAIAQDHKTGEVLMLAYMNREALERTVKEKKAWYWSRSRNKFWMKGEQSGHIQDVKEVYYDCDIDAILLKVDQTGPACHTGNRSCFYRKIKI